GCGGCCGGCATCGAGGTCGTGCTCGACGTCGTCTACAACCATACCTGCGAGGGCAACCAGCTCGGCCCGACGCTGTCGTGGCGTGGCCTCGACAACGCGAGCTACTACCGCCTCGTGCCGGGCGACCACCGCCTGCATGTCGACGAGACGGGCTGCGGCAACACGCTGAACCTGTCGCACCCGCGCGTCGTGCAGATGGTGATGGATTCGCTGCGCTACTGGGCCAGCGCATTCAACGTCGACGGCTTCCGCTTCGATCTCGGCGTGACGCTCGGCCGCGAGGAGCACGGCTTCGATCCCGGCGCGGGTTTTTTCGACGCGTTGCGGCAGGACCCGCTGCTCTCGCAACGCAAGCTGATCACCGAGCCGTGGGATCTCGGCCCCGGCGGCTACCAGCTCGGCCGTCACCCGCCCGGCTTCGCCGAATGGAACGACCGCTTTCGCGACACCGTGCGGTGTTTCTGGCGCGGCGACGCCGGCCAGCGGCCCGAGCTCGCCGCGCGGCTCGCGGGGTCGGCGGACCTGTTCAACCACCAGCGGCGCCATACGTGGGCATCGGTCAATTTCGTCACCGCGCACGACGGCTTCACGCTCGCCGATCTCGTGTCGTATGCGGCGAAACACAACGACGCGAACGGCGAGGACAACCACGACGGTCACGGCGGCAACTGCAGCGCGAACTGGGGCGTCGAAGGGCCGACCGACGATCCGGCGATCCGCGCCGTGCGCGCGCGCGTCGCGCGCTCGATGCTCGCGACGCTGTTCACCGCGCTCGGCACGCCGATGCTCGTCGCCGGCGACGAATTCGGCCGCACGCAGCACGGCAACAACAACGCGTACTGCCAGGATAACGAAATGTCGTGGCTCGACTGGGATCTGGCGCGCAGCGACGAAGCCGTGACGCTGATGCGCTTCGTGTCGCGGCTCGCCGCGCTGCGGCGCATGTATCCGGTGATGTCGGCGCCGCGCTATCCGTCGGGCGATCGCGACGGCGCGCCGGGAATGGCCGAGATCGGCTGGTTCGACGAGCGCGGCGATGCGCTGACCGTGCCCGCGTGGCAGGACCGCGAGCGCCGCGCGCTGACGATGCGGCGTGTCGGCACGGGCCGCACCGGCCGCACCGAGGCGCTGCTCGTGATACTGAACGCGTCGTCCGAGACGATCACTTTCGCGCCGCCCGCGCCCGTGCTCGATTATCGCGTGCTGGTCGACTCGGCCACGCCGGACGCCGGCCCGCGCGCGTGGCCGGCCGACGGTCTCGAGGTCGCCGCGCACGCGGCCGCGATCGCGGTCGCGCCCGTGACGCCGCCCGGCCCGCCTTCGTGAGGATCGCCATGACGTCAGGTTCCGCCCGTCCACCCGGCACGCACGCGTTCGAATCGTCGTTCGGCGCGACCTGCATCGATGCCGATCACACGCGCTTCCGGTTGTGGGCGCCCGCGAGCCGCACGGCCGCCGTCGAGCTGCACGACCAGCGCGACCACACGTTCGCGATGACACCCGTCGGCGACGGCTGGTTCGAGGCGGTCGCGCCGTGCGGCCCCGGCACGCTGTATCGCTACCGGCTCGACGGCGAGCTCGCGGTGCCCGATCCCGCGTCGCGCTTCCAGCCTGCCAGCGTGCACGGCCCGAGCCAGGTCGTCGATCCGGCCGCGTATCGCTGGTGCCACGACGCGTGGCGCGGCCGCCCGTGGCACGAGACGGTGCTGTACGAGTTGCACGTCGGCGCGTGCGGCGGCTACGCGAGCGTCGCGCGGCGCCTGCCGGCCATCGCCGCGCTCGGCGTGACCGCGATCGAGCTGATGCCCGTCAATGCGTTCCCCGGCGCGCGCAACTGGGGCTACGACGGCGTGCTGCCGTTCGCGCCCGACGCGTCGTACGGACGGCCCGAGGAACTGAAGGCGCTGGTCGATGCCGCGCACGGGCTCGGGCTGCAGGTGTTCCTCGACGTCGTCTACAACCACTTCGGCCCCGAAGGCAACCTGCTGCCGCGCTACGCGCCCGCGTTCTTCCGCGCGGACCGGCAGACCGCGTGGGGGCCCGCGATCGACTTTTCGCGCGCGCAGACGAGTGCATTTTTCATCGGGAACGCGTTGTACTGGCTCGACGAATACCGTTTCGACGGGTTGCGCATCGACGCCGCGCACGCGATCGACAACGACGCGTGGCTGCGCGAACTCGCGCGCCGCGTGCGCGCGTATGCGGGCGACGCGCGCCACGTGCACCTGGTGCTCGAGAACGAGCGCAATACGGCGAGCCTGCTCGGGCCCGGCGGCTTCGACGCACAGTGGAACGACGACTTCCACAACAGCGCGCACGTGCTGCTGACCGGCGAGCGCGCCGGCTACTACCGCGCTTACGCCGATGCGCCGCTGCGCCATTTCGCGCGCACGCTCGGCGAAGGCTTCGCGTACCAGGGCGAACCGTCGCCGCTGCACGACGGCGCCGCGCGCGGCGAGCCGAGTGCGCACCTGCCGCCGACCGCGTTCGTCACGTTCCTGCAGAACCACGACCAGATCGGCAACCGCGCGTTCGGCGAACGGCTGCGCGCGCTCGCGAACGACGATGCGGTGCGCGCAGCCACCGCGCTGATGCTGCTCGCGCCGCCGATCCCGCTGCTGTTCATGGGCGAGGAAGACGGCAGCACGCAGCCGTTCCAGTTCTTCACCGACTATCGCGGCGCGCTCGCCGACGCCGTGCGCGAAGGCCGGCGCCGCGAATTCGCGGCGTTTCCCGCGTTCGCCGACGCCGTGCATCGCGCCGCGATTCCCGATCCGAACGACATCGCGACGTTCGTCCGCTCGTCGGCGAGCCACCCGGCCGACGACACCTGGCCCGACGCCGCCGCATGGCGACGCTTCTATCGCAGCGCGCTGACGGTTCGCGCAGCACTCGTGACGCCGCACCTGGCCGGCGCGCGCGCGCTCGGCGTCGACCTGCTCGCGGGCGACGGCAATCCGCCGGCGCTCGTCGCGCGCTGGCGTCTCGGCGACGGCAGCACGCTGACGATCGCGCTGAACCTCGGTTCGCACGACGCGGCGCTGCCCGCGCTGCCGGTCGGCAAGATCGTGTTCGAGACGCCGCCGCGCGCGCGCGACCGGCTGCCCGACCAGCGGCTGCCGCCACGGACCTGCATCGCGTGGCGCGACGGCGCAGTCAATCACGATGCGCTCAATCACCGCGCGAACGGGCGGAGGCGATCATGACGACCGACGTCTCGATCGCGGAACTCGCCCGTGCGGCCGGACTGGACACCGACTGGACCGACGCGGGCGGCGTCGCGCGGCGGGTGGACGACGAAGCGCTCGTCGCGCTGGTCGATGCGCTCGGCTGGCCGTGCGGCACGGCGATCCAGCGGGTCGACAGCGCGGCGGCGCTCGCCGATGCGAACGCGGAGGCGCCGCGCATCGTCACCGGCGACGCGGGCCTGCCGCTGATGCTGCCGGCGACGATCGCGCCGCCTGGCGCGCGCTTCCGGATCGCGCTCGAGACCGGCGGGCATGTCGACGGACGCGTAGACGCGCACGGCACGCTGCCGCCACTCGCGATGCCCGGCTATCACGTGCTCGACATCGAAGATCAGCGCATCGGGCTCGCGATCGCACCGCCGCGCGCCCGCCCGTTCGATGCGCGCGCAGCAGGCGCCGACAGCCGCTGGGGCATCGCAGCCCAACTCTACAGCCTGCGCCGCACCGGCGACGACGGTGCGGGCGACTACACCGCGCTCGCGCGGCTGGCCGCGCACGCGGCGCGGCACGGCGCGCAAGCGGTGGCGATCAGCCCGACGCACGCCGGCTATCCGGCGCTACCCACACATGACAGCCCGTATTCGCCGTCGTCGCGGCGCTGGCACAACGTCGCGTATCTCGACTGCGACGCGGTGCCGGGCGCCGAAGCCGCGCGTCACGTGCCCGACGCGGCCAATGCGATCGACATGCCGCTGATCGACTGGCCGCGCGTACTGCCGATGAAGCTGCGCCGCCTGCGCGCGCACTTCGATGCATGGCGCGCCGGCGACGATCCATCGCGCGACGCGTTCCAGCGGTTTCGCGCGACGGGCGGCGCGGCGCTCGACGCACATGCGCGCTTCGATGCGCTGCAGGCGTTCTGCATCGAACACGGGATCGGTGCGGACTGGCGGCATTGGCCGGCGCCGTGGCGCATGCCGGCCTCGGCCGAGGTCGACGCCTTCGCGCACGCGCATGCCGACACGATCGCGTTCCATGCATTCCTGCAATGGTGCGCGGCGCGCGCGCTCGGCGACGCCCAGCACGTGGCGCGCGGCGCCGGCATGGCGACCGGGCTGATCGCCGATCTCGCGGTCGGCTCCGATCGGGCCGGCAGCGACGCGTGGGCGCACGGCCCGACGCTGCTGCGCGGCGTGTCGCTCGGCGCGCCGCCCGACCTGTTCAATGCGGCCGGCCAGGCGTGGGGCGTGACGACGTGGACGCCCGCCGCGCTGCGTGCGGACGGTTTCGCGCCGTTCGTCGAGTTGTTGCGCGCCGCGTTCGCGCATGCGGGCGGCATCCGCATCGATCACGTGCTCGGCTTCGCGCGGATATGGATCGTGCCGGACGGCGGCACGCCGCGCGACGGCGCGTACCTGCGCTATCCGGTCGACGACCTCGTGCGGCTCGTCGCGCTCGAAGCGGCCCGCCATCGCGCAATCGCGATTGGCGAGGATCTCGGCACGGTGCCGGCCGGTTTTCGCGAGCGGCTCGGCGCGCAGGGCATCGCGGGAACGCGCGTGCTGTGGTTCGAGCGCGACGCGAGCGGCGCGTTCCGGCCGCCGTCGGCGTGGGATCGCGATGCGATCGCAATGACGTCGACGCATGATTTGCCGACCGTGGCCGGCTGGTGGCGTGGGGTCGATCTGGGGTGGCGGCGGGTGGCGGCCGACGCCGCGAAACAGCGCAACGCAGCGGGCGCGCACGATGTGGCCGGCACCGCGCCGAGCGATGCGAGTGCGCATGACTCGAACGAAATCGTGCAACACGCAGCGCTCGGGCACGACGCCGTGCCCCGCACGGAAGCAGGCAGCACCGCGCCCGCCATGCCCCCGCCTGCGTCCCATTCCGACCTGATCGCCGCCCAGGCGGAACGCGCAACCGAACGCGCGGCGCTGTGGCGCGCGTTGCAGCACGCGGGCTGTGCGCCCGCCGACCGTGCTGTCCCGCCGGCCAGCGCGCCGCCCGTTGGCGCCATACTCGCGTACGTCGCGCGCAGCCCGTCGCCGCTCGCGATCCTGCCGCTCGAGGATCTGCTCGCGCTGGACGCGCAGCCGAACCTGCCGGGGCCGCCGTGCGGCCATCCGAACTGGCGGCAGCGCCTGCCGCGCGCGATCGACGCGCTATTCGACGCCGACGTGCGCGAACGCATCGCGGCCATCGTGCACGCACGCCGTTCGCGCGAGCGCGGCCCATGACACCGCGCGCGACGCTGCGGCTGCAGTTGCATGCGGGCTTCACGTTCGACGACGCAGCCGCACATGTCGACTACTTCGCGCGGCTCGGCGTGAGCCACCTGTACCTGTCACCGGTCTCGACGGCCGAACCCGGTTCGCTGCACGGCTACGACACCGTCGACTACGGCGCGCTCAGTGCCGAACTCGGCGGCGAGGCCGGCTTCGTCCGGCTCGTCGACGCGCTGCGCGCACGCGGCCTCGGCCTGATCGTCGACATCGTGCCGAACCACATGGGCGTCGGCGGATCGTCGAACGGCTGGTGGAACGACGTGCTCGAATGGGGGCCCGCGAGCCCGTACGCAAGCTACTTCGACATCGACTGGCATCCGCCCGACGCGACGCTCGACGGCAAGGTACTGCTGCCCTGCCTCGGCGCACCGTACGGCGACGCGCTCGCGGCCGGCGACATCGCGCTCGGCGCCGATCCGGCCACCGGGCGCTTCTTCGTTGCGTGCCCGGGCAGAAGGCTGCCGGTCGCCGCCGCCACCTATGCGGACATCCTGCGCGTCGCGAACCGCGCGGACCTGAACGCGCTCGCCGAACGCTTCGACGCCGCGCCGGCACGCGACAGCGCGCGGCTGGCCGCCGCGCACGCGGCGTTGCGCGATTACGCGGCCGCGCACGGCCCGCATGCGCTCGACGCGGTGCTGCGCGGCGCCGATCCGCGCCGTGCGCGCTCGCGCGCGTGCCTGCACCGGTTGCTCGAACGCCAGCACTACCGGCTCGCGTGGTGGCGCACGGCCGCCGACGAACTGAACTGGCGGCGCTTCTTCGACATCGCGACGCTCGCGGCCATGCGCGTCGACGACGATGCAGTGTTCGACGCCGTCCATGCGCTGCCGTTGCGCCTGCATGCGGCCGGGCTCGTCGACGGCGTGCGTGTCGATCACGTCGACGGCCTCGCCGATCCGCGCGCGTACTGCCGCCGGCTGCATGCGCGACTCGCCGCGCAGCGCGACGCGCGGCCGTATGTCGTGGTCGAGAAGATCCTCGCGCGCAGCGAGACGCTGTGCGCCGACTGGGCCGTCGATGGCACGACCGGCTACGACTTCATGAACGACGTCGGCGCGCTGCTGCACGATCCGGCCGGCGCCGCGCCGCTGGCCGCGCACTGGGCGGCTATTTCAGGTTCGTCGCGCACGTTCGCGCAGGAGGCGCTCGACGGCAAGCGGCGCGTGCTGATGCGTCAGCTCGCCGTCGAGCATGCGCGCGTCGCGCGTGCGTTGCACGGCATTGCGCGCGCCTCGCCCGCGACGCGCGACGTCAGCCTGATCGCGATTCAGCGCGTGCTGCGCGAACTCGCGGTGCGGCTGCCCGTGTACCGGATGTATCCGGCGCGGGACGACGAGCCGTCGAACGCCGACCGCCGGGTGCTCGCGCATGCCTATGAACGCGCATGCGCGGCCGTCGATCCGGCCGACCGTTACGCGCTCGACCGCGTCGCCGCGTGGCTCGGGTTGCCGGTCGTGCACGTGCCGCGTGCGGACGCCACCGCGCTGCAGGCAGCGCGCGTCGCATTTGCGCAGCTCACCGCGCCGCTGGCCGCGAAGGGCGTCGAGGATACGGCCAACTATCGCTACGGCCGGCTGCTGTCGCGCAACGAGGTCGGCGCCGACGCGGACGACTTCAGCCTGTCGCGCGGCGCATTCCATGCGCGCAACCGGCGCCGCGCGCGCACCATGCCGCATACGCTCGTCGCAACAGCCACGCACGACCACAAGCGCGGCGAGGATGCGCGTGCGCGACAGGCCGTGCTCAGCGAGATGCCCGACGCGTGGCGCGCGGTGTCGCTCGACTGGTCCGCGCTCAACCTGTCGCATCGCGGCGGCGCGCAGCGCGACCTTGCGTGGGCGCCGGGGCCGGCCGCCGAGGCGACGCTGTATCAGACGCTCGTCGGCTGCTGGCCGCCGGAACTCGCACCCGACGATGCAACGGCTCTCGCGGCGCTCGCCGACCGCGTGGTGCGGTGGCAGACGAAGGCACTGCGCGAAGCGAAGCAGCATACGGACTGGCTCGCGCCCGATGCGGACTACGAGCGCGGTTGCGAAGCGTTCGTTCGCGCAATCCTGACGCCGCGCGGCGCCGGCGATTTCGTGCACCGGCTGCATGCGTTCGTCGCGCGGATCGCGCCGGCCGGCGTCGTCAACAGCCTCACGCAGGCCGTGCTGCGGATGGCGTCGCCCGGCGTGCCCGATCTCTATCAAGGTACCGAGCTATGGGACCACTCGCTCGTCGATCCGGACAATCGGCGCGACGTGCCGTTCGCGACGCTCGCGGCCGAACGGGTCGACGGGCCGGTCGCGTCGTACCTGCCCGCATGGCCCGATGCGCGCGTGAAACGGGCGCTGGTCGAGCGGATGCTGGCGCTGCGCGCGCGGTGGCCGGCGACGTTTGCTGATGGGGCGTATGTCCCGTTGCGCGTGCGCGGCAAGCTCGGGCGTCATGCGGTTGCGTTCGCGCGGTGCGACGATGCGGCCACCGTGGTGATCGTGACGACGCGGCTCGCGTGCCGGCTGCTCGGCGAAGCGCCCGGGTTGCCGCGTGTCGAGCCCACGCTATGGGGCGATACGGCGGTCGTGCTGCCGCGCGGAGCCGACGGGCCGTGGTCGGACTGGCTGAATGCGCAGGACGAAATCGACGCGGCGGGCGGCTTGCTCAGGCTCGATCGCTGTCTGGCTGCGATGCCGGTTGCGGTGCTCGTTGCGGCGCATGCCGGCGATTGAAACCCGCTTGGACGTGGGTAGCACGTGCCGTACCGGAATCGATTTTGCGCAAATCACGCCGCAGATAATCGATTTTGGACGCCCGTAATCGATTTCCGACCGAAACTGCCGTCCGTAATCGATTTTGTGCAGGCCCCGATACCGCTTGCATCTTACGACCACTCTTCCGGCGGCAACGCGCCGCCGTCGTCCTCCCAAAGCGGCTTGCCCGCCGCGTCGCCGCCGCTCGTGGTCACTGGCCCGCTCGCGCCGCGTTCCTGCCGCCGCCGCGTCTCGCGCGACGTTGCCTTGGCCGCCCGCGTATGCGTCGGCGTCGGCGTATGCTGCCCGCCGCCGCGACGCTCGTCGGCCGATCCCGGATCCTTCTTCGTCTGTCGCGCATTCGAAACCGCGTTCATCTTGCTTCTCCCGTGTCATAAAAACCGGTCGAACGATCGCAGCAATTTCGATGCCGCCGCCAGGCAAGCATGTTGCTATGCGTACTTACCCCGTATCCATTCCCGGAGATGACGATGCCGACAGACTGCAACACGCCGCCCGCCACGCGCCATCGGCTCGGCGAATGGTTGGCCCGCGAGGAAGCGCACATGGCCGCGTTCCGCGAAAAGATCGCGGCCGACGCCCGCGCAAATGCCGGCGAGCATCTGCGCACGCCGGCCGTACAGGATCTCGCGCGGTTGTTCGACGACGATCCCGTGCTGCGCATGGCTCTGACCCGCGCGATCGACGAGGCCGTCGAAGCCGGCCGCCGGCTCGGCTACGCATCGATCGCCGAGCTGATGACCGTGATCGACCACCTGATGAGCTACACGCCGCCGTTCAGCGAATCGAGCCTGATCGTGTGCCCGCTGAACGCGTTCCTCGACTGGCCGATGTGCATGCCGTCGGGCCACGCGGTGTTTCGCGACGCAGCCGTAAACGCGCAACTGAAACGCGTGCTGAACGTGTGGTGCGATTTCCTCGGCGGCCCGCATTCGCGTGCGCATCTCGACACGTCGGCACCCGACGGCTGGTTCTGCGACGAAGCGCGCCAGCGCATCGGCCTGTCGCAGTTCCGGTATCGCGACGACCAGCCGCACGGAGGCTTCGATTCGTGGAACGACTTCTTTACGCGGCGCTTTCGCGATGGCGCACGGCCTGTCGCCGCACCCGACGATCCGCACGTGATCGTCAGCGCGTGCGAGGCCGCGCCGTATCACACCGAGTCGAACGTGAAAATGCGCGACACGTTCTGGATCAAGGCGCAACCCTATTCGCTGCGCGACATCTTCGCGCCCGCGTGGCTGCCGCTCGCCGAACGCTTCGTCGGCGGCGATCTCTACCAGGCCTATCTCAGCGCATACAACTACCATCGCTGGCATGCACCGGTGCGCGGCCTCGTCACGCATGCCTACCGGATCGACGGCACCTACTACTCGGTCGCCGAAGCGGAAGGCCCGGACCCGGCCGGGCTCAACGACTCGCAGGGCTACATGACGGCTGTCGCCGCACGCGCGATCGTCGCGATCGCGAGCGACGATCCGGGCGTCGGCACCGTGGCGGCCGTATTCATCGGAATGGGCGACGTGTCGTCGTGCGTGATCGAGGCCGTGCCGGGCCAGCGCGTCGACAAGGGCGACGAGATCGGCTACTTCCAGTTCGGCGGCTCGACGTACTGCCTGCTGTTCGAGGCCGGCGTGATCGACCGCTTCCTGTACGCGCCGCCGTTCGACGGCCACACGCCCGTCGTGCCGGTCAACGCGCCCGTCGCGATCGCACGGTGAACGCCGCGCCTGCGTCAGTCCGTCATGTGTCGGTGACGTCGGGCTCGCCCGCGTCATTGCGCTGCACGCACTGCAGGACCGACAGGCCGTCGGCCGTCAGCGCGGGCCGGTGCTCGCCCGACGCGTCGTCGTGCTGCATCACGATCAGGTGCTGTTCGACCAGCGCGACGACATCCTCGCGGTCGGTCTGGATCTGTTCCGGTGCGCGATGCACCAGGAACAGCGCGGAAAATTCGTGGGCAGTCAGCATGCTCGTTTCCCCGTTGAAGGCTGCGCGCGATGCGACAACGGCGTCGCATCGGCATGCGGCGCACATTGCGCGCCGGCGTCGGGAAAATGCACGCAGGGACCATGCCAATGCGCACGATGCGACGACCGTCCACGCCGCCCGCGCGCGGCGCGATGTGGCACTGCGAAGCGTCCGGCGGTCGGTGCAAAGTTTTCAACCGCATGTAATGGCGGACGCCAGCCAGAGCAAACGTGCGAGGAAACAGCCAACGGGTCAGGACTGCCGCGGGCGAGACAGGCCGGCCCTCGCGGTGCCCGTCGGCGCGCGGAAATAGCCGCTATGCAGCACCAGGCCGCCAGTGCCGTCGGCCAGCGCTTCCGCGCACGCGGTTTCGATACGCGCACGGCCGCGTTCGAACGCCTCGCGCAGGTCGGCTTCCAGCGCGGAAGGCGCGCCGAAATGATCCTCGAGCGCCTCGGCCGTGATCGCCCAGGTTTCCGGTTGGCCGTCGACGTCGACAGTGAAGCGCAGTTGCAGCGCCGCGCCGTCGAACTCGGGCGGCACGTCGGCCAGCGTGACGCGGCGGGTGGAATCGGCCGGCATCGGTTTATGCGCCCCGCGCCGCGAGACGATCGACCAGCGCGCCGTTGAACGCGGGCAGGTCGTCGGGCTTGCGGCTCGTGATCAGGTTGCCGTCGCGCACGACCTCCTCGTCGACCCACTTGCCGCCCGCATGACGGATATCGTCCTGCAGGCTCGGCCAGCTCGTCATCGTGCGCCCGTCCACGAGCCCGGCTGACACAAGCAGCCAGCCGCCGTGGCAGATCGCGGCGATCGGCTTGCCGGCGCCGACGGCCGCCGTCACGAACTCGCGCGCCGCGGGGATCATCCGGATCGCGTCGCCGTTCACGACGCCGCCGGGCAGCACGACCGCATCGTAATCGCCCTCGCGCGCATCGTCGAACGTGCGGTCGACCTTCACGCGCTCGCCCTTGTCGACGTGCCTGAATCCCTGGATCTCGCCGCGCTTCTGCGAAATCACGTCGACCTGTGCACCTTCGGCCGCCAGCGCACGCTGCGATTCGACGAGTTCGGCTTCCTCGAAGCCGTCGACCGCGAGGATTGCCACCTTGCAATGGTCCAGCCTGCCGCTCATGAGCGCCTCCGTCGGAATGGCGGCACGCGTCGTGCCGTGCCGGTCGTGCAGCAATCCGCGTGCCGGCCGTGCCCCGGATTGCGCGCGTCAACGCATCGGCCGGGGTTCGACCCGCGACCGGACGACAGCCGCGCGCGCCCGCGCCGATACGGTTACTGCAGGTGACGCGCCGTGTCGAGCATCGCGTCGGTCAACTCGACCGTCAGCGTCACGTTCTCGTCGACGTCGGGGACACGGTCGAGCATGTCCTGCACGGTGTCGTGCAGGAGCGCATGCACGCGCCTCCGCGTGCTTTCGTCGAGATCCGCATAACGCTCCATCGTGTCGCAGTCGAGCACGAGCACGACCGAATGCCGCGCGGTCTCGGGCGGCGGCTCGGCCGCCAGCGCCCACGCCGCATGAAACATGATCCTGCCCGTTGCGACGTCGACCTGAACCGTCGTATCGAGATCGTCGGCGTCGATCGCCTCGCCGTCGGTCTCATCGTTCCCCAGCCAGATCCGGGAATTCGATTGCATGATGTCCTCCTGCGTGGTGGCGGGATGGCATGTCCAGCTTGTCTTTGTCAGCAAGACCCATGCCGCCGGCGGCACGGGTTCGCCGCGCATGCGATGCGCGCCGCACGGCACGCGATTTGCGTCGCCAACATCCGTACTACGTCCCTCTGACCCCATACGGAGCCCATCCAATGTCTTCAGCTTCCGCTTCCCACGCGCACGGCAAGCGCCTGACGCGACACCCGGGTCGCGCCCGCAATACCGATCCGCAACACCGCAAGCGCTGGTCCGGCGAAGTCACGCAAAAGAGCGACGCGCTCGACATCGAGCCCGACATCTTCAAGTCCGACGATCCGGGCGCGATCGCCGCGTCGCTGAAGCGTTCGGCCGAGCACAGCCGCCGCCGCAAGGCATCGCCGTTCCAGTCGGCGATGT
The DNA window shown above is from Burkholderia pyrrocinia and carries:
- a CDS encoding DUF3175 domain-containing protein, encoding MSSASASHAHGKRLTRHPGRARNTDPQHRKRWSGEVTQKSDALDIEPDIFKSDDPGAIAASLKRSAEHSRRRKASPFQSAMSMLNFYVNRAGRNLPKTRRATLERAKRKLREAFGRKP
- a CDS encoding DUF1488 domain-containing protein, whose amino-acid sequence is MPADSTRRVTLADVPPEFDGAALQLRFTVDVDGQPETWAITAEALEDHFGAPSALEADLREAFERGRARIETACAEALADGTGGLVLHSGYFRAPTGTARAGLSRPRQS
- a CDS encoding type 1 glutamine amidotransferase domain-containing protein, translated to MSGRLDHCKVAILAVDGFEEAELVESQRALAAEGAQVDVISQKRGEIQGFRHVDKGERVKVDRTFDDAREGDYDAVVLPGGVVNGDAIRMIPAAREFVTAAVGAGKPIAAICHGGWLLVSAGLVDGRTMTSWPSLQDDIRHAGGKWVDEEVVRDGNLITSRKPDDLPAFNGALVDRLAARGA